In Flavobacterium sp. GSB-24, the genomic window ATTCAAATGAAGACAAAATTATAAACTCAATCACCAAAATAAATCATCTATTGACCCGCTATTTTATTGGTTTGCTATTGCAGTTGATAGTGGTATTTATTCTATACCTGATTGTATTGCTCATATTCGGAAATAAAAATGCATTTGTAATTGCTTTTTTGTGTGCCATATTAAATATAATTCCATATTTGGGACCGATTATCGGAACTACTTTGGCTGGAATCTTAACCATGATCAGCATGATCGGACAAGATTTTCAATCGGAAATTCTGCCGACTACAATCTATGTAATAATAGGATTTTTAGTCGTTCAGGCTATTGACAATAATATCAGCCAGCCAATAATTTCGTCAAAAAGTGTAAATTCGCACCCGTTAGAAATATTTTTAATTATTTTAATTAGCGGTATTACGTTTGGAATTGTTGGTATGATCATCGCGGTTCCGGTTTTTACAATGATTAAAGTAATCTTGAAAGAATTTTTTCCTAACAATAAAATTGTCTCCGTATTAACCGAAAGAATTTAGCTTTGAACACTTCTATTTTGCATCCAGATATTCAGGAATTTATAATTCAAAATACTGGTGTAGACTTAACGAAACTAGCCCTTCAGAAAAATCCATTTCCAGAAGCAGACTGGATTGTAATTTTAAATCAAATCGAAGCGCGTTCTAAAGCAAAAGAAAAACTTCCGACTTGGTTTTCGGCTGCAAATATTATTTATCCAAGCAAAATTTCGGTAGAACAGACTTCTTCAGAAAAAACAGCTGCTTACAAAGCTGATTTAATTTCTGGTGAAACTTTAGTCGATCTTACAGGCGGTTTTGGTGTTGATGATTATTACTTTTCTAAGAAATTTAAAGCTGTAACGCACTGCGAAATCAATGAAGATTTATCTGAAATTGTAAAACATAATTTCAATCAGTTAGAGATTAAAAACTGTACTTTTTATGCTGGCGATTCCATTCATTTATTAGAAAAATCCGATCAAAAATATGATTGTATTTACATAGATCCTTCGCGAAGAAATGATGCGAAAGGCAAAGTTTTTATGCTGAAAGACTGCCTGCCAAATGTTCCCGAATTACTTGATTTTTATTTTGAAAAAGCAGATTCTATTTTAATTAAAACTGCGCCTTTGCTGGATATTTCGGCTGGATTGTCTGAATTGAAAAATGTAAAAAACATTCATGTCATTGCACTGGAAAATGAGGTTAAAGAATTACTTTTTGAAATTCACAAAAATTATTCAAGTGAAATAAAATTAAAGACTGCCAATATTTTAAAAGAGACAACCGAAACTTTTGAGTTTGTTTTAGGCGAAATTTCTTTTCCTATTTATGATTTTCCGCAGAAATATCTTTATGAACCCAATTCGGCTATTATGAAATCTGGCGGTTTTGATGAAGTAAGTGCTGTTTTTCAAATTAACAAACTTCACAAACATTCCCATTTGTACAGTTCAGAGAACTTAATTGATTTTCCGGGAAGAAGATTTGAAATCCAAAAAGTGATTCCGTACAATAAAAACGAAATGAAAAATGAACTTGCGAATCAGCAGGCG contains:
- a CDS encoding class I SAM-dependent methyltransferase, with amino-acid sequence MNTSILHPDIQEFIIQNTGVDLTKLALQKNPFPEADWIVILNQIEARSKAKEKLPTWFSAANIIYPSKISVEQTSSEKTAAYKADLISGETLVDLTGGFGVDDYYFSKKFKAVTHCEINEDLSEIVKHNFNQLEIKNCTFYAGDSIHLLEKSDQKYDCIYIDPSRRNDAKGKVFMLKDCLPNVPELLDFYFEKADSILIKTAPLLDISAGLSELKNVKNIHVIALENEVKELLFEIHKNYSSEIKLKTANILKETTETFEFVLGEISFPIYDFPQKYLYEPNSAIMKSGGFDEVSAVFQINKLHKHSHLYSSENLIDFPGRRFEIQKVIPYNKNEMKNELANQQANITTRNFPETVENIRKKWKIKNGGNLYCFFTTDVKDNKIVLICSKII